One Tolypothrix bouteillei VB521301 DNA window includes the following coding sequences:
- a CDS encoding alpha/beta fold hydrolase encodes MKTQSVEMAQAAYLDRCAPGYRTRRVHWSGGTTQVIELGEGTPLLLVHGGMGEAFQWGSILSALAKSHRVLAVDRPGHGLADAFDYRGVDILAHACRFLGDILDTEGLPAVPIVASSMGSLWSVAFALSHPERVPRLVLVGAPAGIQRSQPLLMRLGTLPILKTIVRSQMQKPTRESTRAFWAQLMVAHPERLDDDFLDVSTASQARNVTNWFTLIDSTVDVRGMKQKLVLGDRWKQLSVPTTLIWGEKDVWCQPEVGEAVAASNPQLRVVRIPDAGHAPWFDRPDRVVNAILEALAALR; translated from the coding sequence ATGAAGACTCAGAGTGTTGAGATGGCTCAAGCTGCTTATCTCGATCGCTGTGCGCCTGGATACCGCACTCGTCGGGTGCATTGGTCAGGTGGGACGACGCAGGTAATCGAACTTGGCGAAGGGACTCCCCTGCTTCTTGTTCACGGAGGTATGGGTGAAGCCTTTCAGTGGGGAAGTATCCTTTCGGCTCTCGCCAAGAGTCACCGCGTGCTGGCAGTGGATCGACCAGGTCACGGACTCGCGGATGCATTTGACTATCGGGGAGTAGATATACTTGCTCATGCATGTCGATTTCTTGGCGATATTCTCGATACCGAGGGACTTCCTGCCGTGCCAATTGTGGCAAGTTCTATGGGTAGTCTGTGGTCGGTTGCCTTTGCACTCTCTCATCCAGAGCGAGTCCCACGTTTGGTTTTGGTCGGCGCTCCGGCAGGAATTCAGCGCTCTCAGCCGCTCCTGATGCGCTTGGGCACACTGCCTATCCTGAAGACTATTGTGCGTTCTCAGATGCAGAAACCAACACGCGAGAGTACTCGCGCCTTCTGGGCGCAGTTGATGGTAGCCCATCCGGAGCGTCTTGATGATGACTTTCTCGATGTCTCAACGGCAAGTCAAGCCCGCAATGTGACAAATTGGTTCACGCTGATCGACAGTACGGTAGATGTTCGCGGTATGAAGCAGAAGTTGGTGCTAGGCGATCGCTGGAAGCAGCTTTCGGTTCCAACAACGTTAATCTGGGGTGAGAAAGACGTATGGTGTCAGCCCGAAGTGGGGGAAGCTGTAGCCGCCAGCAACCCGCAACTGAGGGTAGTGCGAATTCCGGATGCGGGGCACGCACCATGGTTCGATCGACCGGATAGGGTCGTCAACGCAATTCTGGAAGCCCTCGCTGCCTTGAGATAG
- a CDS encoding nucleotidyltransferase family protein, whose translation MSDIGLILLAAGASTRMGTPKQLLQYQQHSLIRHMVEVALASVCNPVIVVLGAYAECIRPEVELSNVRIVENDRWAEGMSTSIRCGMEALNEIKPGVEAVVLMLCDQPFVSTQIVNQLVNIFQETDGQIIASEYGGVRGVPALFKRNLFAELLTLNGVAGARQVIKQNAEKVVSFSFPEGIFDLDTRNDYEQFKNAISI comes from the coding sequence ATGTCTGATATTGGTTTGATTTTACTAGCGGCGGGTGCATCTACCCGTATGGGTACACCCAAGCAACTGCTACAGTATCAACAACACAGCTTGATTCGCCATATGGTTGAGGTAGCGCTTGCTTCCGTCTGCAACCCCGTTATCGTTGTCTTGGGAGCATATGCTGAGTGTATTCGACCTGAGGTGGAGTTATCTAATGTCCGAATTGTGGAAAACGATCGCTGGGCTGAAGGTATGAGCACTTCAATTCGGTGTGGGATGGAAGCCCTCAATGAAATTAAACCTGGTGTAGAAGCTGTTGTATTGATGCTGTGCGATCAGCCATTTGTTTCTACTCAGATCGTCAATCAACTGGTTAACATCTTCCAAGAGACAGATGGACAAATTATTGCTTCAGAGTATGGAGGAGTCCGGGGTGTACCAGCGTTATTCAAACGCAATTTGTTTGCAGAATTACTGACACTTAATGGTGTTGCTGGCGCAAGACAGGTTATCAAACAAAATGCTGAGAAAGTTGTTAGTTTTTCTTTCCCAGAAGGTATATTCGATCTTGATACACGCAACGACTACGAGCAATTTAAAAATGCAATTTCAATCTGA
- the cobN gene encoding cobaltochelatase subunit CobN: protein MHRLATTPGGWNPSAEGVMAIEQQPAPIVLITAADTDIQTLSVAVTQLPSEFLQLRVVNLLQLQQQLTIDMYAEDVLSAAEVIILRLLGGRAYWSYGLEVVEQTVKQTGAKLIVLPGDERPDLNLISCSNVSLVDANQIWQYFNEGGTENYLNSLKFIATTFLGCTYTFNLPQPVPRVGTYSPSDRIIYTQVENNFIPVRKPDSQIGVIGIIFYRSHYLAGNTSVIDALCQALAQRNLTAIPIFVSSLREPDVQAELLKYCSQKIDLLLNTTSFALAKLEAETPQVELWEQLDIPVLQVILSGSSREHWESGSSGLTPRDIAMNVALPEVDGRIITRAVSFKAVKTPSPLLQTDVVSYEPVASRIEFVADLAANWVKLRHTPPQNRKIALILANYPNRDGRLANGVGLDTPASCIEILKALQLAGYYVDNIPNTGEELIQLLTTGVTNDLEGYPFREVRQSLSLQKYLEHLYSLPEAVQEGLKNRWGFPEETDSLPISGIQLGNIFVGIQPSRGYDRDPSLNYHAPDLEPPHSYLAFYHWLVESFGANAIVHVGKHGNLEWLPGKSVALSENCYPEAVLGAIPHLYPFIVNDPGEGSQAKRRSQATIIDHLTPPMTRAELYGNLYSLEGLIDEYYEAQSLEPSRLPAISDRITQLIEREHLHQDLGIDISRFDKSTLSSFLNAADGYLCELKEAQIRDGLHIFGQCPSGKQLRDLIVAIARNPGVGRLGLTRAIAIDWQLDFDPLTVDFSQAFEINFPTLTLPETSFYREVGTATSDLTPPQSPSDGEAGASDGSSLYKEGLRELSERYQKLKNCRIIGDVIQILEDCASDLVTYIIENEEIPQSGKTTTQELRWIQNFLLKALRQTEKEIINLLRGLDGKYVASGASGAPTRGRPEVLPTGRNFYSVDIRAIPTETAWDVGSQAAEILIERYTQEHGEYPQTLGLSVWGTSTMRTGGDDIAEALALLGVKPVWDGISRRVVDFEILPPSILGRPRVDVTLRVSGFFRDAFPNLMDLFDSAVTAVAHLDEPEDINPLAAKVKTETEFWQTEGLTAEQAKARSLYRIFGSKPSAYGAGLQGLIESQNWTNEDDLARAYINWSAYAYTRKAEGKFVPEAFTQRLHNMQIVLQNQDNREHDLLDSDDYYQFQGGLTVAVRSVSAKLPVTYFGDNSRPQQPKIRKLTEEITRVYRSRVVNPKWIAGAMRHGYKGAFEMAATLDYLFAFDATTNCVADFMYQGIAEAYLFDETVQQFIQQNNPWVLRDMAERLLEAHQRGLWENVSGETLETLRSLVHEAEGIIESQF, encoded by the coding sequence ATGCATCGTCTTGCAACTACACCAGGAGGTTGGAATCCATCAGCAGAAGGCGTGATGGCGATCGAGCAACAACCAGCACCTATTGTTTTAATTACGGCTGCGGATACCGACATTCAAACTTTATCTGTTGCTGTTACTCAATTACCCTCAGAATTTCTACAGTTACGGGTTGTCAATTTACTACAACTCCAGCAACAACTGACAATTGATATGTATGCTGAAGATGTGTTGAGTGCGGCGGAAGTGATTATTTTACGGTTGCTTGGCGGTAGAGCTTATTGGAGTTATGGATTGGAAGTTGTTGAACAGACGGTTAAACAGACAGGCGCAAAATTAATTGTCTTACCAGGAGACGAACGACCCGATCTCAATCTCATAAGTTGCTCTAATGTTTCTTTAGTAGACGCCAATCAGATATGGCAGTATTTCAATGAAGGCGGTACGGAAAATTATCTTAACAGTCTCAAATTTATCGCTACAACTTTTCTCGGTTGCACCTACACCTTTAATTTACCCCAACCAGTTCCTCGTGTGGGAACATATTCACCCAGCGATCGCATTATCTACACTCAAGTAGAGAATAATTTCATTCCTGTACGCAAACCAGATTCTCAAATCGGTGTTATTGGTATCATCTTTTATCGGTCTCATTATTTAGCTGGAAATACATCAGTCATTGATGCACTTTGTCAAGCTCTAGCACAAAGAAATCTTACAGCAATTCCTATTTTTGTTTCTTCTTTAAGAGAGCCAGATGTCCAAGCGGAGTTGTTAAAATATTGCAGTCAAAAGATAGACCTCTTATTAAATACAACTAGTTTTGCTCTAGCAAAATTAGAAGCAGAAACACCACAAGTAGAACTTTGGGAACAATTAGATATACCAGTGTTACAAGTCATTCTTAGCGGTAGCAGTCGCGAACACTGGGAATCTGGTTCTTCCGGACTCACACCAAGGGATATCGCAATGAATGTGGCTTTACCGGAAGTGGATGGCAGAATTATTACTAGAGCCGTCTCTTTTAAAGCAGTCAAAACTCCCAGCCCTTTACTGCAAACTGATGTTGTCAGCTACGAACCTGTTGCTTCTCGGATTGAATTTGTGGCAGATTTGGCTGCAAATTGGGTAAAATTACGGCATACTCCACCACAAAATCGCAAGATTGCCTTAATATTAGCTAATTATCCCAATCGTGATGGACGCTTGGCAAATGGTGTGGGATTGGACACACCCGCAAGTTGCATTGAAATTCTGAAGGCTTTACAGTTAGCAGGATATTATGTGGATAATATTCCCAATACGGGAGAGGAATTAATTCAATTATTAACAACTGGTGTCACTAACGATTTAGAGGGATACCCATTCCGAGAAGTACGGCAATCTTTGTCTTTGCAGAAATATCTAGAGCATCTTTATAGTTTACCTGAAGCAGTACAAGAAGGACTAAAAAACCGTTGGGGTTTCCCTGAAGAAACCGATTCATTGCCCATTTCGGGTATACAGTTAGGGAATATATTTGTGGGAATACAACCTTCACGGGGTTACGATCGCGATCCATCTTTGAATTATCACGCACCCGATTTGGAGCCTCCCCACAGCTATTTGGCTTTTTACCATTGGCTGGTTGAGTCTTTTGGTGCAAATGCGATTGTTCATGTTGGCAAACATGGTAACTTGGAATGGTTACCAGGCAAAAGTGTAGCACTGTCTGAGAATTGCTATCCAGAAGCCGTCTTGGGAGCAATTCCCCATCTCTACCCTTTCATTGTTAACGATCCGGGTGAAGGTTCGCAAGCCAAAAGACGTTCTCAAGCAACGATTATCGACCATTTAACTCCACCCATGACTCGTGCGGAATTATATGGTAATTTATACTCTTTGGAAGGATTGATCGATGAGTATTATGAAGCTCAAAGTTTAGAGCCATCACGATTACCTGCAATTAGCGATCGCATAACTCAATTAATCGAGCGGGAGCATCTTCATCAAGATTTGGGGATTGATATTTCTCGTTTCGATAAATCGACTCTTTCTTCATTTCTCAATGCAGCTGATGGTTATCTTTGTGAATTAAAAGAAGCTCAAATTCGGGATGGTTTGCATATTTTTGGTCAATGTCCATCAGGAAAACAATTACGAGATTTAATTGTTGCTATTGCCAGAAATCCCGGTGTTGGTAGATTGGGATTGACGAGGGCGATCGCGATAGATTGGCAATTAGATTTCGATCCTTTAACTGTAGATTTCAGTCAAGCATTTGAGATTAATTTTCCTACTTTGACCCTACCCGAAACCTCATTTTACCGGGAGGTGGGAACTGCAACTTCAGATTTGACTCCACCCCAATCCCCATCCGATGGAGAAGCGGGAGCTTCAGACGGTTCCTCCCTTTACAAGGAGGGATTAAGAGAACTCAGTGAAAGATATCAAAAGCTGAAAAACTGCCGAATCATAGGTGATGTTATTCAAATCCTTGAAGATTGTGCATCAGATCTCGTCACTTATATCATTGAAAATGAAGAAATCCCGCAAAGCGGTAAAACAACAACTCAAGAGTTAAGATGGATTCAGAATTTTCTCTTAAAAGCACTCAGACAAACAGAAAAAGAGATTATTAATTTATTACGAGGATTAGATGGCAAATATGTGGCGAGTGGCGCATCTGGTGCTCCAACGAGGGGAAGACCGGAGGTATTACCCACAGGACGGAATTTTTACTCTGTCGATATTCGTGCTATTCCTACAGAGACTGCTTGGGATGTAGGGAGTCAAGCTGCAGAAATATTAATAGAAAGATATACACAAGAACACGGAGAATACCCTCAAACATTAGGTTTATCTGTTTGGGGAACTTCAACTATGCGAACTGGAGGCGATGATATTGCAGAAGCTTTGGCGCTATTAGGAGTCAAACCCGTTTGGGATGGTATTTCTAGAAGAGTTGTAGATTTTGAAATTTTGCCCCCTTCAATTTTAGGTCGTCCGCGTGTAGATGTGACTTTAAGAGTTTCCGGTTTTTTCCGCGATGCTTTCCCAAATTTAATGGATTTATTTGATAGTGCTGTCACGGCTGTTGCTCATTTAGATGAGCCTGAAGATATAAATCCTTTAGCTGCAAAAGTGAAAACAGAAACAGAGTTTTGGCAAACTGAAGGATTGACAGCAGAACAAGCAAAAGCGCGATCGCTCTATCGAATTTTTGGTTCAAAACCCAGCGCTTATGGTGCTGGGTTACAAGGTTTAATTGAATCACAAAACTGGACAAATGAAGATGATTTAGCTCGTGCTTATATTAATTGGAGCGCCTATGCTTACACCCGTAAAGCTGAGGGTAAATTTGTACCAGAAGCTTTTACCCAAAGGTTACACAATATGCAAATTGTTTTGCAGAACCAAGATAATCGAGAGCACGATCTATTAGACTCCGATGATTACTATCAATTTCAAGGCGGTTTAACCGTTGCTGTTAGATCGGTGTCTGCAAAACTTCCCGTCACTTATTTTGGCGATAATTCTCGTCCCCAACAACCAAAAATCCGCAAGCTTACAGAAGAAATAACTCGCGTTTATCGCTCTAGGGTTGTGAATCCAAAATGGATTGCAGGAGCCATGCGTCACGGTTATAAAGGAGCCTTTGAAATGGCAGCAACTCTAGATTATTTATTTGCTTTTGATGCTACGACTAACTGTGTTGCTGATTTTATGTATCAAGGAATAGCTGAGGCTTATTTATTTGATGAAACAGTTCAACAATTTATTCAACAAAATAATCCTTGGGTGTTGCGGGATATGGCAGAAAGATTATTAGAAGCTCACCAACGGGGTTTGTGGGAAAATGTGTCAGGAGAAACTCTTGAAACATTACGTTCTTTGGTTCATGAAGCAGAAGGAATCATAGAAAGTCAGTTTTAA
- a CDS encoding aldo/keto reductase yields MKTRRLGKQGLEVSDIGLGCMGMSWAYGSRDEAESIQTIHRALELGINFLDTAEVYGPFANEQLVGRAIKDRRDKVIIATKFGFKMDESGKIAGLDSTPENVRRVCDASLQRLGVDCIDLFYQHRVDKTVPIEETVGAMAELVKQGKVRYLGLSEASPETIRRAHAVHPISALQSEYSLWERNPEKQVLPTVRDLGIGFVPYSPLGRGFLTGQVKRAEECADDDYRRHDPRFQGENFEINMRIVDRVNQIAQSKNATPGQIALAWLLHQGDDIVPIPGTKRRAYVEENAAAADISLSVEELAQIDRVAPVGGTSGDRYAPQMMSLLDR; encoded by the coding sequence ATGAAAACACGAAGACTGGGAAAACAAGGATTGGAAGTCTCAGATATCGGACTCGGTTGTATGGGTATGAGTTGGGCATATGGTAGTAGAGATGAAGCTGAGTCAATTCAAACAATTCACCGCGCTCTTGAATTAGGTATCAACTTTTTGGACACTGCGGAGGTTTATGGACCATTTGCCAACGAGCAATTAGTGGGTCGGGCTATCAAAGACCGTAGAGATAAAGTCATTATTGCTACTAAGTTTGGTTTCAAGATGGATGAGAGTGGTAAGATAGCCGGTCTAGACAGCACGCCAGAAAATGTTCGGCGCGTCTGCGATGCTTCTTTACAAAGATTGGGAGTGGACTGCATCGACTTGTTTTACCAACACCGAGTGGATAAGACAGTGCCAATTGAAGAAACCGTTGGTGCAATGGCAGAATTGGTAAAGCAAGGTAAAGTTCGCTACTTAGGACTATCAGAAGCTAGCCCAGAAACTATCCGTCGCGCCCATGCAGTCCACCCCATCAGTGCTTTGCAATCCGAGTACTCTCTTTGGGAAAGGAATCCTGAAAAACAAGTTCTGCCAACTGTAAGAGACTTGGGAATTGGTTTTGTTCCCTACAGCCCGCTCGGACGCGGCTTTCTTACAGGACAGGTCAAACGGGCTGAAGAGTGTGCAGACGATGATTATCGTCGGCACGATCCCCGTTTCCAGGGTGAGAATTTTGAAATAAACATGAGAATTGTCGATCGCGTTAACCAAATCGCCCAATCTAAAAATGCAACACCCGGACAAATTGCGTTAGCTTGGTTGTTGCACCAAGGGGATGATATTGTACCCATCCCCGGTACCAAACGCAGGGCATATGTTGAGGAGAATGCAGCAGCAGCTGATATTAGCTTGAGTGTGGAGGAATTGGCACAAATAGATCGAGTTGCGCCTGTGGGAGGGACATCGGGCGATCGCTATGCTCCGCAGATGATGAGCCTTCTCGATCGTTAA
- a CDS encoding XdhC family protein, translated as MKELQNIIKAFKQYKQSGQRTALATVVKTSGSVYRKPGARMLLADDGYTIGAISGGCLESNVFERSQPLMFYSGEPLVVKYDTTSSEDIVWGFGLGCNGVVSVLIESLADASASNQLEFISECFLQNQSGAIATVFDVRGDTQVKVASRLFLKQDGAVATDIQDREFAQKVLQDAQQVLKNGRSLVKAYSLANGCVEVLLEVIQPPLPLLVFGTGHDAIPVVDCAKQLGWHVTVIDNRPGYTTRDRFPNADDIIFCDPENLETHFSFNSRMVAVVMTHKYLQDLELLRILLLSPLQYIGLLGPKTRRERLLQDLQASGFISTPDQLQRLYGPVGLDIGANTPEEIALSIVAEIQAVVADRGGSSLRERTRPIHSQHDELPPSTLIKHID; from the coding sequence ATGAAAGAACTGCAAAACATTATCAAAGCCTTTAAGCAGTATAAACAAAGCGGTCAGCGTACTGCTCTTGCTACTGTTGTTAAAACAAGCGGTTCAGTTTATCGCAAACCGGGCGCACGGATGTTACTTGCAGATGACGGTTACACAATCGGTGCTATCAGCGGTGGGTGTTTGGAAAGCAATGTTTTTGAACGATCGCAACCGTTGATGTTTTACTCAGGCGAGCCGTTAGTTGTAAAATACGATACAACATCTAGCGAGGATATTGTTTGGGGCTTTGGTCTTGGCTGTAACGGAGTTGTCAGCGTATTGATCGAATCTCTGGCTGATGCATCTGCTAGCAATCAACTTGAGTTTATCTCTGAGTGTTTTCTTCAGAATCAATCGGGAGCGATCGCAACCGTCTTTGATGTTCGGGGAGACACCCAAGTAAAAGTTGCCTCTCGGTTGTTTTTAAAACAAGATGGTGCTGTAGCTACGGATATTCAAGACCGTGAGTTCGCTCAAAAGGTTTTGCAAGATGCTCAACAGGTTCTCAAAAACGGGCGATCGCTTGTAAAAGCGTATTCACTCGCCAACGGGTGTGTTGAAGTCCTTCTCGAAGTGATTCAACCACCCCTCCCCTTGCTCGTCTTTGGAACGGGTCACGATGCTATTCCCGTCGTTGATTGTGCCAAGCAGCTGGGTTGGCACGTGACAGTCATTGATAATCGACCCGGTTATACCACTCGCGATCGCTTTCCCAATGCGGATGATATCATCTTTTGCGATCCAGAAAACCTTGAAACTCACTTCAGTTTCAATTCACGTATGGTTGCTGTGGTGATGACCCATAAATACCTCCAAGATTTAGAATTGTTAAGAATTTTATTGTTATCTCCCCTACAGTATATTGGTCTGTTGGGACCGAAAACTCGACGAGAAAGATTGCTTCAAGACTTACAAGCCTCAGGATTCATTTCTACACCAGACCAATTGCAGCGCCTTTACGGTCCGGTTGGTCTCGACATTGGTGCTAATACTCCAGAAGAAATTGCTCTTTCAATAGTGGCAGAAATTCAAGCTGTTGTTGCCGATCGCGGTGGAAGTTCTCTCAGAGAACGCACCAGACCCATTCATTCCCAGCATGATGAACTTCCACCGAGTACTCTTATCAAGCACATTGATTGA
- a CDS encoding AraC family transcriptional regulator, with protein sequence MLDAPKLTVDFTQKQSVSTILPRQPLLRSDELGWSGIYVQHHHQPASESPEHILNHHVIVHHPGWEMARSKRCLAGNRQQEDLIHGSCVIVPASVLHQVTWDRELEFTLLILEPAYLTQLAREMVDGDRVELIPQFAKLDPVISNIAFALKAELETNGIKGRLYVEAATTFLASHLLRHYCTHTHSFSEYSSGLSKYRLREAIAYIQEHLSEEISLGAIAQHLCMSQYYFCHLFKQSMGVSPYQYVLQQRIEKAKQLLKHKELSVTDVALKCGFTNQTHFTKHFRQLIGITPRAYQEHRFTQFDTAILTIGVALKSELETGSIERKRYAELANTFLAAHFLRDSCTRDRFLKAYTGKLPNHKLKQAIEYIEQHLGEKISLETIAQHLDISQCHFCHLFKQSMGVSPYQYVLQQRIEKAKHLLKQQKLTITNVALECGFANQTHFTKHFRKLTGTTPKAYRKQQSHSCQNLPSLMAQLQCC encoded by the coding sequence ATGTTAGACGCACCAAAATTAACAGTTGATTTTACTCAAAAACAATCTGTTTCGACAATTCTTCCGCGCCAACCCCTGTTAAGGAGTGATGAACTCGGCTGGAGTGGAATTTACGTTCAACACCACCATCAACCAGCCTCCGAATCTCCCGAACACATACTCAATCATCATGTCATTGTTCACCATCCTGGGTGGGAGATGGCTCGCTCGAAAAGGTGTTTGGCAGGAAACCGACAACAAGAAGATTTAATTCATGGAAGTTGCGTTATTGTTCCTGCCAGTGTATTACACCAAGTTACCTGGGATCGGGAATTAGAATTTACCTTACTCATTCTTGAGCCTGCTTACCTCACTCAACTTGCTCGTGAAATGGTGGATGGCGATCGCGTTGAACTTATCCCACAATTTGCCAAACTCGATCCAGTTATCTCCAATATAGCTTTCGCTCTCAAAGCCGAGCTAGAAACTAATGGCATCAAAGGACGGCTCTATGTGGAGGCTGCTACAACATTCCTAGCATCTCATTTGTTGCGTCATTATTGCACCCACACTCACTCTTTTTCAGAATATAGTAGTGGATTGTCGAAATATCGCTTGAGAGAAGCTATTGCCTACATTCAGGAGCATCTGAGTGAAGAGATTTCCTTAGGGGCGATCGCTCAGCATTTATGTATGAGCCAGTATTATTTCTGCCATTTGTTTAAGCAGTCGATGGGTGTGTCTCCGTACCAATACGTTCTACAGCAGCGTATAGAAAAGGCAAAACAGCTCCTAAAACACAAAGAACTTAGCGTCACAGATGTGGCATTAAAATGTGGGTTTACCAACCAGACCCATTTCACCAAGCACTTCCGCCAACTCATTGGAATAACGCCAAGAGCTTACCAGGAACATCGTTTTACTCAATTTGATACCGCGATCCTAACTATTGGTGTTGCCCTCAAGTCAGAACTGGAAACAGGTAGCATTGAAAGAAAACGCTACGCGGAACTTGCCAACACCTTTTTAGCAGCTCACTTTTTGCGCGATTCCTGCACTCGCGATCGCTTTCTGAAAGCTTACACTGGTAAATTGCCAAATCATAAGTTGAAGCAGGCGATTGAGTACATTGAGCAGCATTTGGGTGAAAAGATTTCGCTGGAGACAATTGCCCAACATCTTGACATAAGTCAGTGTCACTTCTGCCATTTGTTTAAACAATCAATGGGGGTTTCTCCTTATCAGTATGTGCTGCAACAACGCATCGAAAAAGCAAAACATTTGTTGAAACAGCAAAAACTAACTATCACGAATGTTGCGTTAGAATGTGGATTCGCCAACCAGACGCACTTCACCAAACACTTTCGCAAATTGACTGGCACAACCCCAAAAGCTTACCGAAAACAACAAAGTCATTCCTGTCAGAATCTACCCAGTCTCATGGCTCAATTACAATGCTGCTGA
- a CDS encoding pentapeptide repeat-containing protein, translating into MNAEELYRHYATGERNFSGIDLSNVNLNIAGINQYDPTKNNLSGINLSGANLTRTKMICVNLSGANLRDAYLGRATLTGANLTNADLRNADFDCTDLEGVKLINANLRNAHLGAVILYGADLTNADLFGASLTTADARYLTLCNTIMPDGTVRTEFIDTE; encoded by the coding sequence ATGAATGCTGAAGAGTTGTACAGGCATTATGCCACTGGTGAAAGAAATTTCTCTGGTATTGACTTGAGTAATGTCAACCTTAACATTGCTGGAATTAATCAATACGACCCCACTAAGAATAATCTTAGTGGCATCAATTTGAGTGGTGCTAATCTGACTAGAACCAAGATGATCTGCGTCAATTTGAGCGGTGCTAATCTGAGGGATGCCTATTTGGGACGTGCTACCTTGACTGGTGCTAACCTCACTAATGCTGATTTAAGAAATGCCGACTTTGATTGTACCGATCTCGAAGGCGTTAAGCTGATTAATGCCAATCTGCGTAATGCCCATCTTGGTGCTGTCATATTGTATGGAGCTGACTTGACTAATGCTGACTTGTTCGGTGCTAGCCTTACTACTGCTGATGCCAGATATCTCACTTTGTGCAACACCATTATGCCAGATGGTACTGTTAGAACTGAGTTCATTGATACTGAGTGA